GCGTAGGCGAACCCGTTCTTCGCGAGCCCGCTGTCCTTGAGCGCCTTCGCCTGCGCCTCGATGGTCCTCGCCGTCGGGTTCTTGCGGACGAAGCTCCAACTGCTCCATCCCAGCGCGGGTCTGAGGCCGACGCCGTTGTCCTGCGCCGCCGCCGGCTGCCCGCCGGTGACGGTGAGGCCGGTGGCGAGCAGCAGCGCTCCCGTGAACGCGGCCAGCGCACGGCGGATGGGTTTCCTCATGGGGTTCTCCTCCATCGCAGCGCCCTGACAGCGCGGCGGACGTTCGCCTGATTGGAACAGGAAGGCAGCAGGCGGCTCTTCCCGGAGCCGCTGGCCGTATGCACTCCGTCGCTAACCGAACACAATCAAACGCCAACCACCAGATGGCACCAGCGGCCGTGTTCAAAGTCAAGACTGCGCACCAACTCTGATCACACCCGCCCGGCCAGGAGTGAACGGCTCCGACGGGGGCCGCGGACGCCTCCGCCCGGAGGACGGGGACGCCTCCGCTCGGAGAGTGCGAGCACCTCCGCCCGGAGAACGGGGTCTCGGTCCGGGCGCGGCACCGTTAGGCTGCCCGGGGGTCACAGCGCGTGCGGAGGGTCTGCCATGAATCGCACGGGAAGCAACCTTCCCGCTGTCGGCGAGTACAACCAGACGGTCGTTCTCGACGCCATCCGCCGACGCCCCGAGGGGATAACCCGGTCCGAACTCGCGGCCCTCACCGCCCTGAGCGGGATGACGGTGACCAAGGTCTGCCGGCGCCTCATCGACGCCGGCCTCGTCGACGAGCACGGAACCCGCGCGAACGGCCCCGGCAAGCCGGCGGCGATCGTCAGGCTGAACCCGGGCGGCGGTTTCGCTGTCGGGGTGCACATCGACCCCGCGGCGGTGACCTACGTGCTCGTCGACCTGTCCGGCACGGTGCGCGACCACGCCCGCAGCGGCACGCCGACCGCGGGGGACCCGAGCGCGGTCATCGACGAGATGGCCAACGCGATCGAGGCCCTCATCGCGGGCTCCGCCGTCGACCGGTCCCGCATCCTCGGCATCGGCATCGCCTCGCCGGGACCGGTGAACGTCGACGACGGCGTGATCCTCAACCCGCCGATGATGCCCAACTGGCACCGGGTCGCCCTGCGCAGTGCCCTCGCCGAGGCGACGGGCCTGCCCGTGCTGCTGGAGAAGGACGCGACGGCCGCGGTGGTCGCCGAGCTGTGGTTCGCGGGCCCCGCCAGCAGCCGCGACTTCGCGTTCATGTACTACGGCACCGGCCTCGGCACCGGCCTCGCGGTGTCGGGCGAGGTGGTGCGCGGCACCAGCTCCAACGCGGGCGACGCGGGGCACATCACCGTCGACCCCGGCGGGGACGTGTGCACGTGCGGCAGGCGCGGCTGCGTCGGCTACCTCGTCGTCCCCCGGACGCTCGTCAAGCGCGCCCTGGGCGCCGGCGTGCTCACGGCGGCCGAGGCCGGAGACCTCGACGACACCGGCGACGTGGACGCGGCGTTCAGCAGGCTCGCGGACCTCGCGGCGGCCGGCAAGCCCGGGGCGGCCGCGATCCTGGACGACGCCGCGCGGTCGCTGGGGCGCGCGATCGTGGTGATCGTGAACCTCCTCGACATCGACGAGGTCATCTTCGGCGGGCCGTTCTGGGCGCCCATCTCCCCGGCGATCCTCGCCGCGCTGCCCGAGGCCGTGAGCGGGGATTCCGCCCTGATCCCGCCGCATCCCGTCCGGTTCGCGCAGTCCGCGGTCCCCGTCGATGTCGCGGCGGTCGGAGCCGCGACCCTCGTGCTCGACAACACCTTCTCGCCGCGGCCGTCCGCCCTGCTCCTCGCGGCCGAGTGAACCACCTGCCCCTCGCGGCACGGTGGCCCCGGCCCGCGCTCGCGGTCACGTGACCACAACTTTGTCCCCGCGAAGCATTGCGGGCAATTTGAATACATGATTTCCTAACCCCGCCAGGGCGCTTCCCGCCTGACCCGACACCGTTGCGTCGTGTCGCTTCCACCCGGAAGACAACCCCCCTTGCCTGAGGTGTCAACGTCGACCCGACCAGCGTCAGTGCCGGTCGCTCTCTCAAGGACGAATATGAGCAACACAGTCATGCGCACGCGCCTCGTGGCCGTCACCGCGGCAGCCGGTCTCGCTGTTCTCGCCGGATGCTCCTCGCCCGCGCCTGCGGACCATGCATCCGCGGCTTCCTGTGCTCCCGCGAAGGGCAAAGTCACCCTCCAGTACTGGAACACCGTTCCGGGCATGGACAAGGTCGTCGCCCTGTGGAACAAGAAGAACCCGAACATCCAGGTGCAGACGAAGAACATATCCACCGACCAGTACGGCATCCTCGGCAACGCCCTCAAGGCGGGCAAGGCACCCGACCTCGCGCAGGTCGGCTACGACGAGCTGCCGGACCTGCGCACCCAGAACGCCTTCGAGGACGCCTCGTCCTGCAAGGACGCCAAGGCCGCCAAATCGAAGTTCGTCCCCTGGACCTGGGCGCAGACCAGCTTCGGTGACACGGGCGTCTTCGCCCTGCCGCAGGACACCGGCCCGATGGCCCTCTTCGTGCGCAGCGACATCTTCAAGCAGCACCACCTGGCGATCCCGAAGACCTGGGACGAGTACGCCGCGGACGCGCAGAAGCTGCACAAGGCGGACCCGAACCTCAGCATCACGTTCTTCGACCCGAACAACGCGGAGTTCTTCAACGGCCTCCTCTGGCAGAACGCCGCCGACATGTACCAGTACTCCGGCGACAAGTGGCACGTCAGCGTGGTGTCCGAGCAGAGCAAGCAGGTCGCCGAGTACTGGCAGAAGCTGATCTCCGGCAAGCTGGTGCGCACCGACCTGGCCCACGGGTCGACCCAGATGTACGCCGCCTACCAGAAGAACCAGATCGCCACCTACGTCGGCGCCGCCTGGGGCTACAGCATGTTCCGGGACAACCTTCCCAAGCAGGCGGGCAAGTGGTCGATCGTGCCGCTGCCCACCTGGGGTTCCAACAGCGCCTCCGGCGACTGGGGCGGCTCGACCGTCGCGTTCATGAAGGGCGGCAAGCACCTCTACGAGTCGGCCAAGTTCAACACCTGGCTGAACACCGACCCGGAAGCCCTCGCGATGGAGAACAAGCTGGGCGGCCTCTACCCGGCGGCCAACGCCGGCACGTCGCTTCCCGCGCTCTCGCAGGGCGTGCCGTACTACGACAACCAGAAGATCTTCGACGTCTTCGCCGACTCCTCCCAGCACATCGACACCAGCTTCGCCTGGGGCCCCACCCAGAAGACGGTGAACCTGGCGCTCCAGGACGCGATGGCCAAGGCGACGGCCGGCAAGGGCACGCTCACCGACGCGCTGGCGGCCGCCCAGGCGAGCGCGCTGAAGACGATGAAGGCCCAGGCGATCCCGGCCGTGGCAGGCAAGTGACCGCCGCATGACCGACCTCGCGACCCGCGCGAACCCCGCGGTGACGGCGGCGGCCCCCGGTCGCCGCCGTCACCGCGGCGGCGGCCCCCGTCCGGGCACCATCGCCGCCTTCCTCATCCCGTTCTTCCTCCCGTTCGTGCTGTTCTACCTGGTGCCGGTCGGCTACGCGCTGTGGCAGAGCTTCCTCGTCGTGCGCCGCACCGGGGGCCAGTACGGCACGTCGTACACGACCTTCGGCGGCTTCGAGCAGTACGGCCAGGTGCTCCAGAACACCGAGTTCTGGTCGAGCATCGGGCGCATCGGGCTCTTCGGCATCGTGCAGGTGCCGGTCATGCTGTTCGTCGCGCTGGTCATGGCGCTGCTGCTCGACACCCCGCTGCTGAAGGCCAAGGGGTTCTTCCGCATCACGGCGTTCATGCCGTACGCCGTGCCCGGCGTGATCGCCGCGATCATGTGGTCGTACCTGTACTCGCCGCAGCTCAGCCCCATCGTCGACACGCTG
The nucleotide sequence above comes from Streptomyces sp. TS71-3. Encoded proteins:
- a CDS encoding ROK family transcriptional regulator produces the protein MNRTGSNLPAVGEYNQTVVLDAIRRRPEGITRSELAALTALSGMTVTKVCRRLIDAGLVDEHGTRANGPGKPAAIVRLNPGGGFAVGVHIDPAAVTYVLVDLSGTVRDHARSGTPTAGDPSAVIDEMANAIEALIAGSAVDRSRILGIGIASPGPVNVDDGVILNPPMMPNWHRVALRSALAEATGLPVLLEKDATAAVVAELWFAGPASSRDFAFMYYGTGLGTGLAVSGEVVRGTSSNAGDAGHITVDPGGDVCTCGRRGCVGYLVVPRTLVKRALGAGVLTAAEAGDLDDTGDVDAAFSRLADLAAAGKPGAAAILDDAARSLGRAIVVIVNLLDIDEVIFGGPFWAPISPAILAALPEAVSGDSALIPPHPVRFAQSAVPVDVAAVGAATLVLDNTFSPRPSALLLAAE
- a CDS encoding ABC transporter substrate-binding protein, with the translated sequence MSNTVMRTRLVAVTAAAGLAVLAGCSSPAPADHASAASCAPAKGKVTLQYWNTVPGMDKVVALWNKKNPNIQVQTKNISTDQYGILGNALKAGKAPDLAQVGYDELPDLRTQNAFEDASSCKDAKAAKSKFVPWTWAQTSFGDTGVFALPQDTGPMALFVRSDIFKQHHLAIPKTWDEYAADAQKLHKADPNLSITFFDPNNAEFFNGLLWQNAADMYQYSGDKWHVSVVSEQSKQVAEYWQKLISGKLVRTDLAHGSTQMYAAYQKNQIATYVGAAWGYSMFRDNLPKQAGKWSIVPLPTWGSNSASGDWGGSTVAFMKGGKHLYESAKFNTWLNTDPEALAMENKLGGLYPAANAGTSLPALSQGVPYYDNQKIFDVFADSSQHIDTSFAWGPTQKTVNLALQDAMAKATAGKGTLTDALAAAQASALKTMKAQAIPAVAGK
- a CDS encoding carbohydrate ABC transporter permease, whose protein sequence is MTDLATRANPAVTAAAPGRRRHRGGGPRPGTIAAFLIPFFLPFVLFYLVPVGYALWQSFLVVRRTGGQYGTSYTTFGGFEQYGQVLQNTEFWSSIGRIGLFGIVQVPVMLFVALVMALLLDTPLLKAKGFFRITAFMPYAVPGVIAAIMWSYLYSPQLSPIVDTLKAIGLTPDFLGPGAVLWSAANVSTWLWTGYNMLIMFSALQAIPQELYEAAKLDGASNWAIAWGIKVPIIAPSIVLTTVFSIIGTLQLYAEPAVLRQISSNISSTFTPNMLAYAVASGNNYQQAAAISVVIALITFVLSFGFMRLTSKKAGL